The window CTCCAGTAATGTGATGGCGGAGTATTGAGCCCGGTGCGGCGCCGGTGTATCGGGAAGAGTCGCCGATGTGCGTCGGTGGCCGCCTACCGTTTCTCCGCGCGCGGGTTCGCAGGCAAGAGGTCCACGTAGGCTTTGTCCACCAGATCGGCGCGGCTGATGCCGAGGGCGGTCATCAAATGGTGCGCTTCTTGAATACCAGCAATTTCAGCCTCGTCCTCGCGCAATACCACTTCAAGCTCCATGAAATCGCCGAGTCCTTGAACATGGTCGATGTGCACCCGGGTACGCCCAACTAAGTACAGCGTTCGGTTCTTGATCACCCGACCCGCTACACCGTACGCCAATGAAAGTGTGTGGCGCAACTGGTCGGCATCTGGGGTGGGCGCAAGGTCGTAAAAGGATGTCTTGGGTCCATCGGCATTGGCC of the Rhodoferax koreense genome contains:
- a CDS encoding class IV adenylate cyclase translates to MSRNIEIKAAVSDAAALMAKAASLATSGPTMIAQDDTFFGCENGRLKLRAFADGSGELIFYRRANADGPKTSFYDLAPTPDADQLRHTLSLAYGVAGRVIKNRTLYLVGRTRVHIDHVQGLGDFMELEVVLREDEAEIAGIQEAHHLMTALGISRADLVDKAYVDLLPANPRAEKR